A genomic segment from Lignipirellula cremea encodes:
- a CDS encoding bestrophin family protein, with amino-acid sequence MYLARTFTLRGLIQFGWKQCLLFAVVSTLVCLVYDPDEFQHIAIPFLPLATLGTAMAIILGFRNNSAYDRWWEARKIWGGLVNQSRTWAMQLVTCLTPGEGEEKEAALARQEMVHRQIGYLNALRLQLRRQDNWAEVTPLLPERERDQLPLWKNKATQINVCNAEQLREAWKRGWIDSFHHVALLDTLEQFYELQGKCERIKNTPLPRQYSFFTTLFVWIFILLLPFGFVKELHWWTVPMSVLIGWIFMALEQVGRYTEEPFNNFVHDVPMTALCRTIEIDLRQTLGETELPPPVEPVRNILM; translated from the coding sequence ATGTATCTCGCACGTACTTTCACCTTGCGCGGACTGATTCAGTTCGGCTGGAAGCAATGCCTGCTTTTCGCTGTTGTGTCGACACTTGTGTGTCTGGTTTACGATCCCGACGAATTCCAGCATATCGCCATCCCCTTTTTGCCGCTGGCGACGCTGGGCACGGCGATGGCCATTATTCTGGGTTTCCGGAACAACTCGGCTTACGATCGCTGGTGGGAGGCCCGCAAAATCTGGGGCGGGCTGGTGAATCAGAGTCGCACCTGGGCCATGCAGCTGGTCACCTGCCTGACGCCGGGCGAAGGGGAAGAGAAGGAAGCGGCCTTGGCCCGGCAGGAGATGGTTCATCGCCAGATCGGTTATCTCAACGCCTTGCGTCTGCAGTTACGGCGCCAGGACAACTGGGCCGAAGTAACGCCCTTACTGCCCGAACGCGAACGGGACCAGTTGCCGCTGTGGAAGAACAAGGCGACCCAGATCAACGTCTGCAACGCCGAGCAACTGCGCGAAGCGTGGAAACGCGGCTGGATTGATTCCTTCCACCATGTGGCCCTGCTGGATACGCTGGAGCAGTTCTATGAACTGCAGGGAAAGTGCGAGCGGATCAAGAATACGCCGTTGCCGCGCCAGTACTCTTTTTTCACGACGCTCTTCGTTTGGATTTTTATCCTGCTGTTGCCGTTCGGCTTTGTCAAAGAACTGCATTGGTGGACGGTGCCGATGTCGGTGCTGATCGGCTGGATTTTCATGGCGCTGGAACAGGTGGGCCGCTATACCGAAGAGCCGTTCAATAACTTCGTGCACGATGTGCCGATGACGGCCTTGTGCCGCACGATTGAAATCGATCTCCGCCAGACGCTGGGAGAAACAGAACTGCCGCCGCCGGTCGAACCGGTCCGTAACATTCTGATGTAG
- a CDS encoding acyl-CoA thioesterase: MQGFPVSMELPIQWGDLDAYGHVNNVAYLKWFEAARAEYAMRVGVAVLPGQPGVGAMLASLSCRYLRPLNYPGVVVAGVRVVRLSLGSVSLECLMLDQKTGVPVAEGACDVVLVDNATGAPAPVPDHIRAAVEKLEGRPVPAKIRRR, translated from the coding sequence ATGCAGGGATTTCCCGTGTCCATGGAACTGCCCATTCAATGGGGCGACCTGGACGCCTATGGGCACGTGAACAATGTGGCCTATCTCAAGTGGTTCGAAGCGGCCCGCGCGGAGTACGCCATGCGGGTTGGCGTGGCCGTGCTGCCAGGCCAGCCGGGCGTGGGAGCGATGCTGGCTTCGCTCAGCTGCCGGTATCTGCGCCCGCTCAACTATCCGGGCGTGGTCGTGGCGGGCGTGCGGGTGGTTCGCCTGTCGCTCGGGAGCGTCTCGCTGGAGTGCCTGATGCTCGACCAGAAAACGGGCGTGCCGGTCGCCGAAGGCGCCTGCGACGTGGTGCTAGTCGATAACGCCACGGGGGCGCCCGCTCCGGTGCCGGACCACATCCGCGCCGCCGTCGAGAAGCTGGAAGGCCGGCCCGTTCCCGCTAAAATCCGGCGTCGCTGA
- a CDS encoding polysaccharide lyase family 7 protein has protein sequence MLRELVLLLAVWVALPAVVLADPLPATVIDLSSWKLTLPVDTPIKGNPDEISAADLQTFSHPDFFHLGPAGKGVVFRAPCGGATTKGSKYPRCELREWNRTGESLASWSTTDPVKRELALRLAITSTPAVKQHVVCAQIHDKKNDLLMIRLEGEKLLIERTGESDVMIDNHYQTGTPFDLRISVRNGVVEVAYNGQQKLQWKVDRSGCYFKAGCYTQSNPSRGDAADASGEVVIYALRYVQP, from the coding sequence ATGTTGCGAGAACTGGTTTTGTTGCTGGCGGTGTGGGTCGCACTGCCGGCGGTCGTGCTGGCGGATCCCCTTCCGGCCACCGTCATCGACCTTTCTTCCTGGAAACTTACCCTGCCGGTCGACACGCCAATCAAAGGAAATCCCGACGAAATTTCCGCGGCCGACCTGCAGACGTTTTCCCACCCCGACTTCTTCCACCTGGGGCCCGCAGGGAAGGGAGTCGTGTTTCGCGCCCCTTGCGGCGGCGCGACCACAAAGGGATCCAAATATCCTCGTTGTGAACTTCGCGAGTGGAACAGAACCGGGGAAAGCCTGGCTTCCTGGAGCACCACCGATCCCGTCAAGCGGGAACTGGCGCTACGACTGGCCATAACCAGCACCCCGGCTGTCAAACAGCATGTGGTTTGCGCCCAGATCCATGACAAAAAGAATGACTTGTTGATGATCCGCCTTGAAGGCGAAAAACTGTTGATTGAGCGAACGGGCGAAAGCGATGTCATGATTGACAATCACTATCAGACAGGAACGCCTTTCGATCTGCGGATCTCCGTCCGAAACGGGGTGGTCGAAGTTGCCTATAACGGTCAGCAAAAATTACAATGGAAAGTGGACCGTAGCGGGTGTTATTTCAAGGCCGGCTGCTACACCCAGTCCAACCCCAGCCGGGGAGACGCAGCGGACGCCAGCGGCGAGGTCGTCATCTACGCTTTGCGCTACGTCCAGCCCTGA
- the treZ gene encoding malto-oligosyltrehalose trehalohydrolase: MSSDATSADPDGRSLFSHRRLGAVPQADGSTCFRIWAPVLPALQLEIFQTNGDPSNFPMTRTDDGFYTAVVPDCPAGTLYRYRLPSGDCRPDPASRFQPQGVHAWSQVVDPQAYSWNDSDWQGVAKTDLILYELHVGCFTEEGTYLAACDRLDELVELGVTAIELMPLAQAPGQWNWGYDGVSLFAPNHAFGSPDDFRRLVDAAHQRGLAVLLDVVYNHFGPEGNYAGEFGPYLSDRHSTPWGSAPNFDGDACEPVRDLIVGNAVYWIDEFHLDGLRLDAIHCMADDSMSHVATAFAQAFARLQTHVSRPLHLIAESNVYDPELLHPLDGGGHGYDALWADDFLHSVFALLCPGDHMSSREYHPHTDMDLTLRRGFVFQGTLHEARRRIPLAETADLPPTSLESLVFAIQNHDFIGNHPQGRRLHQIASADAQQAAAALLLLHPAIPMLFMGEEFACEHPFFFFTDFQDPRLREAVEQGRRREHPQHDWTDVESPLSPAAFERSRIGSAAEGNAAMRAWYQQLLALRRQWRSDGLLSGDQLSGEWNQEHDYAQLIYGSGADARFVLVRLHPAGEFPSRMRVTVEGQVLLQHHCETTPEGDALLLGDHGVLVGRGVVTVKPA, encoded by the coding sequence ATGAGCTCCGACGCTACGTCCGCCGATCCTGACGGCCGTTCCCTGTTTTCGCATCGCCGGTTGGGAGCCGTCCCGCAGGCTGATGGTTCGACCTGCTTTCGTATCTGGGCGCCTGTGCTGCCGGCGCTGCAGCTGGAGATTTTTCAAACCAACGGCGATCCAAGCAACTTTCCCATGACCCGGACGGACGATGGCTTTTACACGGCCGTTGTGCCGGACTGCCCGGCGGGAACGTTGTATCGCTATCGCTTGCCGTCGGGCGACTGTCGCCCCGATCCAGCCAGCCGCTTCCAGCCCCAGGGCGTGCATGCCTGGTCGCAGGTCGTGGATCCCCAGGCGTATTCCTGGAATGACTCCGACTGGCAAGGCGTGGCCAAAACCGATCTGATCCTGTACGAGCTGCATGTCGGCTGCTTCACCGAAGAGGGGACGTACCTCGCGGCCTGCGATCGCCTGGACGAACTGGTCGAACTGGGCGTCACGGCGATCGAATTGATGCCGCTGGCTCAGGCGCCGGGGCAGTGGAACTGGGGCTACGACGGCGTGAGTCTGTTTGCGCCGAACCACGCGTTCGGTTCGCCCGACGACTTTCGCCGTCTGGTCGACGCGGCCCACCAGCGCGGTTTGGCTGTACTGCTGGATGTGGTCTACAACCACTTCGGACCGGAAGGGAATTATGCGGGCGAGTTCGGCCCCTATCTGTCGGACCGGCACTCGACGCCCTGGGGATCGGCGCCCAACTTCGATGGCGATGCTTGCGAACCCGTGCGCGACCTGATCGTGGGGAACGCCGTGTACTGGATCGACGAGTTCCATCTCGACGGCCTGCGTCTGGACGCCATCCACTGCATGGCCGATGACAGCATGTCGCATGTGGCGACGGCCTTCGCCCAGGCGTTCGCCCGGCTGCAGACGCATGTCTCGCGACCGCTGCATTTGATCGCCGAAAGCAATGTTTACGATCCCGAGTTGCTGCATCCGCTGGACGGCGGCGGCCACGGTTACGACGCCCTGTGGGCCGACGACTTTCTGCACTCGGTGTTCGCCCTGCTGTGTCCGGGCGATCATATGTCGTCGCGAGAGTACCATCCGCATACCGATATGGATTTGACCCTGCGACGGGGCTTTGTCTTTCAGGGAACCCTGCACGAAGCACGGCGCCGCATCCCGCTGGCGGAAACGGCCGACCTGCCGCCGACCTCGCTGGAGTCGCTGGTGTTCGCCATCCAGAACCACGACTTTATCGGCAACCATCCCCAGGGCAGACGGCTGCACCAGATTGCTTCGGCCGATGCGCAACAAGCGGCGGCCGCCTTGCTGCTGTTGCACCCGGCGATCCCGATGCTGTTCATGGGAGAGGAGTTCGCCTGCGAGCACCCGTTCTTCTTTTTCACCGATTTCCAGGACCCGCGGCTGCGGGAAGCGGTCGAACAGGGACGCCGGCGGGAGCATCCCCAGCATGACTGGACCGATGTCGAATCGCCCCTGTCGCCGGCCGCCTTTGAGCGTTCCCGGATTGGTTCCGCCGCCGAGGGGAACGCGGCCATGCGGGCCTGGTACCAGCAACTGCTGGCCCTCCGCCGGCAATGGCGATCCGACGGTCTGTTGTCGGGCGACCAGCTGTCGGGGGAATGGAACCAGGAGCACGATTACGCCCAGCTGATCTACGGCTCGGGAGCCGACGCGCGGTTTGTCCTGGTGCGGCTGCATCCGGCCGGCGAGTTCCCTTCGCGGATGCGCGTGACGGTTGAGGGTCAGGTGTTGCTGCAGCATCATTGCGAAACGACGCCCGAGGGGGACGCCTTGCTGCTGGGCGATCATGGCGTGCTGGTCGGACGGGGCGTCGTCACGGTGAAACCCGCCTGA
- a CDS encoding four-helix bundle copper-binding protein codes for MNRQDCIDACQKCATACEYCLHEMIGEDSDNDCPYCCRECIDICLLCAQAMARDSKFAESICRLCAEFCEWCAEQCNAHQHDHCQACAAACRKCVAACHEMAV; via the coding sequence ATGAATCGTCAGGACTGTATCGACGCATGTCAGAAGTGCGCGACAGCTTGTGAATACTGCTTGCATGAAATGATCGGTGAAGATAGCGACAACGACTGCCCGTACTGTTGCCGGGAGTGTATCGATATCTGCCTGCTGTGCGCCCAGGCGATGGCCCGCGACAGCAAGTTCGCGGAATCGATTTGTCGCCTTTGCGCTGAGTTTTGCGAGTGGTGCGCGGAGCAGTGCAACGCTCATCAGCACGACCACTGCCAGGCGTGCGCCGCAGCCTGCCGCAAATGTGTTGCGGCGTGCCATGAAATGGCCGTCTGA
- a CDS encoding type 1 glutamine amidotransferase domain-containing protein, with protein MTRKSLEGKKIAFLATDGFEQVELTKPWEAVQQAGGVTHLVSLKSGSIQGVHHDEKGDTFEVDKTVDRVSAADYDGLVLPGGVFNPDALRVNDAAVDFVRDFFKQQKPVAAICHGPWTLIEADVVRDRKVTSWPSLKTDLTNAGAHWVDEECVCDEGLVTSRNPDDLPAFCEKAVEEFAEGKHAEQTA; from the coding sequence ATGACCCGTAAATCCCTCGAAGGAAAAAAGATCGCCTTTCTGGCAACGGATGGCTTTGAACAGGTCGAATTGACCAAACCCTGGGAAGCCGTCCAGCAGGCCGGCGGCGTAACGCACCTCGTTTCCCTTAAATCGGGTTCGATCCAGGGCGTGCATCATGACGAAAAGGGCGATACGTTCGAGGTCGACAAAACGGTCGACCGCGTGAGCGCCGCCGACTACGACGGTCTGGTTTTGCCAGGCGGCGTGTTCAATCCCGACGCCTTGCGGGTGAACGATGCGGCCGTTGATTTTGTACGCGACTTTTTCAAGCAGCAGAAACCGGTCGCCGCGATCTGCCATGGCCCGTGGACTCTGATCGAGGCCGATGTGGTGCGTGACCGAAAGGTCACCTCCTGGCCGAGCCTGAAAACCGATCTCACCAACGCCGGCGCTCACTGGGTCGACGAGGAATGCGTATGCGACGAAGGCCTCGTCACCAGCCGCAACCCTGACGACTTGCCGGCGTTCTGCGAGAAGGCGGTGGAGGAGTTCGCCGAAGGGAAGCACGCCGAACAAACGGCGTGA
- a CDS encoding carboxylesterase family protein encodes MKNGLLRSLFLLLCGLVVANCGAEEPAGRQRPAELQAKVDVQMKYLLYLPKDYDQQESWPVLLFLHGSGERGSDLEKVKMHGPPKRIAAGEDFPFIVVSPQCPPGKWWEPLELVALLDDLAGEYKVDKDRLYLTGLSMGGFGAWRLAFAFPDKFAAVAPICGGGEIYWARDIAHLPIWVFHGAKDRGVPLERSQSMVDALKESGGDPKFTIYPEAGHDSWTETYDNPQFYAWLLDQKKSSK; translated from the coding sequence ATGAAAAACGGCTTGCTGCGATCTTTGTTCCTGCTCCTGTGCGGCCTGGTCGTCGCCAACTGCGGTGCGGAGGAGCCTGCCGGGCGGCAACGTCCGGCCGAGCTGCAGGCCAAAGTGGACGTGCAGATGAAGTATCTGCTCTATCTGCCCAAAGATTATGACCAGCAGGAATCCTGGCCCGTGTTGCTCTTTCTGCACGGTTCGGGTGAGCGGGGCAGCGATCTGGAAAAAGTCAAAATGCACGGACCGCCGAAGCGGATCGCGGCCGGGGAAGATTTTCCGTTTATTGTGGTGTCGCCCCAGTGTCCGCCCGGCAAGTGGTGGGAGCCGCTGGAACTGGTCGCCCTGCTCGACGACCTTGCCGGCGAGTACAAGGTCGATAAAGATCGCCTTTATCTGACCGGTTTGAGCATGGGCGGTTTCGGCGCCTGGCGGTTGGCGTTCGCCTTTCCCGACAAATTCGCAGCGGTGGCGCCGATCTGCGGCGGCGGAGAAATCTACTGGGCCAGGGATATCGCCCACCTGCCGATCTGGGTCTTCCATGGGGCCAAAGACCGGGGCGTCCCGCTGGAACGATCGCAGTCGATGGTCGACGCGCTGAAGGAAAGCGGCGGCGATCCGAAGTTCACCATCTATCCCGAAGCAGGTCACGACAGCTGGACGGAAACCTACGACAACCCACAGTTTTATGCATGGCTGCTCGACCAGAAAAAGAGCAGCAAGTAA